One region of Intestinimonas massiliensis (ex Afouda et al. 2020) genomic DNA includes:
- the cas2 gene encoding CRISPR-associated endonuclease Cas2, whose translation MLVLITYDVNTSDAAGRGRLRRIAKQCVNYGQRVQNSVFECLLDTAQYRKLQNELCKIIDPEKDSLRFYYLGKKYENKIEHFGCKQTYLPEEPMIL comes from the coding sequence ATGCTGGTTTTGATCACCTACGATGTGAACACGAGCGACGCCGCCGGTCGCGGACGGCTGCGCAGGATCGCAAAACAGTGCGTCAACTACGGTCAGCGCGTACAGAACTCGGTGTTCGAGTGCCTGCTGGACACGGCGCAGTACCGGAAGCTGCAGAATGAGCTTTGTAAGATCATTGATCCGGAAAAAGACAGCCTGAGGTTTTACTACTTGGGAAAGAAGTACGAGAACAAGATCGAACACTTCGGCTGCAAGCAGACGTATCTGCCCGAGGAACCGATGATCTTATAG
- the cas1c gene encoding type I-C CRISPR-associated endonuclease Cas1c, translated as MRQLLNTLFVTSEDIYLSLDGENIVANRGGEAVARYPLHTLQSIVSFSYAGASPALMGACAQREIGLAFCSPRGKFLARMAGQAQGNVLLRRMQYRVADNPSQSCRVARMMVFGKVYNAKWSVERTRRDHAMRIDEARFSAVSEQLQGLLPQIASETSLDSLRGLEGVGAAAYFSVLDDMILQGKETFFFRERSRRPPLDALNALLSFAYSLLAHDCASALEGVGLDAYVGYLHRDRPGRESLALDLMEELRPCFADRFVLTLINNRVLKASDFDFRESGAVLLTDAGRRTFLQKWQERKKETITHPFLEEKMPWGLVPYVQSLLLARYLRGDLEDYPPFLWK; from the coding sequence ATGAGACAGCTTTTGAACACGCTTTTTGTCACATCGGAGGACATTTACCTCTCGCTGGACGGTGAAAACATCGTGGCGAACCGCGGCGGAGAAGCGGTCGCCCGCTACCCGCTGCACACGCTGCAGAGCATCGTCTCGTTTTCCTACGCAGGCGCATCGCCCGCCCTGATGGGCGCGTGCGCGCAGCGGGAGATCGGACTTGCGTTCTGCTCACCGCGCGGGAAATTCCTCGCGCGCATGGCGGGGCAGGCACAGGGGAACGTCCTGCTGCGGCGGATGCAGTACCGCGTAGCGGACAACCCGTCACAGAGTTGCCGCGTCGCCAGAATGATGGTCTTCGGCAAGGTCTACAACGCGAAGTGGAGCGTGGAGCGCACACGCCGCGACCATGCCATGCGCATCGACGAAGCACGCTTTTCCGCTGTATCCGAACAGTTACAAGGACTTTTGCCGCAGATCGCATCAGAGACATCACTCGACAGTCTGCGCGGCCTCGAGGGCGTCGGTGCCGCGGCGTATTTTAGCGTACTGGATGACATGATTTTGCAAGGAAAAGAGACGTTTTTCTTCCGTGAGCGCAGCCGCCGCCCGCCGCTCGATGCGCTCAATGCGCTGCTTTCGTTTGCTTACAGTCTGCTCGCACACGACTGCGCCTCGGCGCTCGAAGGCGTGGGGCTGGACGCCTACGTCGGATATCTCCACCGCGACCGGCCGGGGCGAGAGTCACTGGCGCTCGATTTGATGGAGGAGCTGCGCCCGTGCTTTGCCGACCGCTTTGTGCTCACGCTCATCAACAACCGCGTTCTCAAAGCAAGCGATTTTGACTTCCGCGAGAGCGGCGCGGTGCTGCTGACGGACGCGGGACGCAGGACGTTTCTGCAAAAGTGGCAGGAGCGGAAAAAGGAGACCATTACACATCCGTTTTTAGAAGAAAAGATGCCGTGGGGGCTGGTGCCGTATGTACAAAGCCTGCTGCTGGCGCGGTATCTGCGGGGCGATTTGGAGGACTATCCGCCGTTTTTGTGGAAATGA
- the cas4 gene encoding CRISPR-associated protein Cas4 — protein MDFNDEDFLQLSGLQHFKFCRRQWALIHIENQWAENYRTTDGAILHENAHNGAFTESRGNFLITRDMRIFSRTLGVSGACDVLEFRRDERGIPLKDREGLWQPYPVEYKRGKPKEGTEDALQLCGQAMCLEEMLCCEIPRGALYYGEPRRRTEVDFIPELRQEVRALVEEMHALYARGSTPKVKPTKGCNACSLKELCLPKLMRNKSVSAYLRGAMGGER, from the coding sequence ATGGACTTTAACGACGAGGACTTTCTCCAGCTTTCCGGCTTGCAACACTTCAAATTCTGTCGCCGGCAATGGGCGCTCATCCACATCGAAAACCAATGGGCGGAAAACTACCGCACGACGGATGGCGCGATCCTGCACGAAAACGCGCACAACGGCGCGTTCACCGAAAGCCGGGGAAACTTTCTCATCACGCGGGATATGCGCATTTTCTCCCGCACGCTCGGTGTGTCGGGCGCGTGCGACGTGCTTGAATTTCGCCGGGATGAGAGGGGAATCCCACTCAAGGATCGCGAGGGCCTGTGGCAGCCATATCCGGTGGAGTATAAGCGCGGAAAGCCGAAAGAGGGCACGGAGGACGCGCTTCAGCTCTGCGGTCAGGCGATGTGCCTCGAAGAAATGCTCTGCTGCGAGATCCCACGCGGCGCGCTCTATTACGGTGAGCCGCGACGGCGCACGGAAGTTGATTTCATCCCCGAGCTGCGGCAGGAGGTGCGCGCTCTCGTTGAAGAGATGCACGCGCTCTATGCGCGCGGCAGCACACCGAAAGTGAAGCCGACAAAGGGCTGCAACGCCTGCTCACTGAAAGAATTGTGTCTGCCAAAGCTGATGCGGAATAAGTCCGTTTCCGCGTATCTGCGTGGCGCGATGGGGGGAGAGCGATGA
- the cas7c gene encoding type I-C CRISPR-associated protein Cas7/Csd2, whose protein sequence is MSTLQNKIDFVALVSVSMANANGDPLNGNRPRTDYNNYGEISDVCIKRKIRNRMQDQGYPIFVQSEDRCDDGCGSLSERASAVLKGIKNREEYTQKACETWLDVRTFGQLFAFKGKDAGGVSVGVRGPVSIHQAVSVSPVEVQTLQITKSANGEPGEKRSSDTMGNKHFVQFGLYLLKGSINVQLAEKTGFTEEDAQVVKECLRTLFVNDASSARPDGSMEVVKLFWWQHNCKDGQYSSAKVHRSVKVTLKDPDYTPLSVDDYVISVEALPGLEPEVIDGL, encoded by the coding sequence ATGAGTACATTACAGAATAAGATTGACTTTGTGGCGCTGGTTTCGGTCAGCATGGCAAATGCCAACGGCGATCCCTTAAATGGCAATCGGCCCCGGACGGATTACAACAACTATGGCGAAATCTCCGATGTGTGCATCAAGCGGAAGATTCGCAACCGGATGCAGGATCAGGGCTATCCGATCTTTGTGCAGTCCGAGGACCGGTGCGATGACGGCTGCGGAAGCCTGAGTGAGCGGGCGTCTGCAGTGCTGAAGGGCATCAAGAACCGTGAGGAGTATACCCAAAAGGCCTGCGAGACTTGGCTGGACGTGCGTACCTTCGGACAACTGTTCGCCTTTAAAGGCAAGGACGCCGGCGGCGTCTCTGTAGGGGTGCGGGGGCCTGTTTCCATCCACCAGGCGGTGAGCGTTTCCCCTGTTGAAGTACAGACCCTTCAGATTACCAAAAGCGCCAACGGCGAACCGGGGGAAAAGCGTTCTTCGGACACCATGGGCAATAAGCACTTTGTGCAGTTCGGGCTCTATTTGCTGAAAGGCTCCATCAATGTGCAGCTGGCGGAGAAGACTGGCTTTACGGAGGAAGACGCACAGGTGGTAAAGGAGTGTCTGCGGACGCTGTTTGTCAACGACGCATCCTCCGCCCGCCCAGATGGCTCCATGGAGGTGGTCAAGCTTTTCTGGTGGCAGCATAACTGCAAGGACGGGCAGTATTCTTCTGCCAAGGTGCACCGTTCGGTAAAAGTCACTTTGAAAGATCCGGATTATACTCCTCTTTCTGTAGATGACTATGTCATCAGCGTAGAAGCGTTACCCGGATTGGAACCGGAAGTAATCGATGGACTTTAA
- the cas8c gene encoding type I-C CRISPR-associated protein Cas8c/Csd1, with translation MGLLQKACETYDCHVSLVGLPQAEKETLAPVSHILTSAQIEITVDQDGQFQNARAVDKSEPKIVIPVTEESGGRSGTNPKPHPLCDQLKYLAGYDAKKYEGYVAQLTQWAQSPYGHPKLHPILHYVKGGTILRDLERCGVIHSDEKGRPREEDAMVRWRVVGLDDGEKEACWADQSLLRAFIDYYRAKTEDQGQKLCMISGTLSRPAVQHPKGIAPVCGGNAKLISSNDSSGFTYRGRFAEDWQAATVSYGASQKAHSALRWLAANQGTQIGGRVFLCWNPQGKPVRNVTDAFRKDTTAITNPTEYKEDLRKTLLGYRAVLPDSAGVVIAAFDAATTGRLSLTYYNELMGSDFLQRLHDWDATCCWPNWQGAIWAPSLYQIVNCTFGTVQNGQMKTDNRVLKQQIQRLVFCRVDRARLPSDIKDTLARRASNPQSFEQNRNIWREVLFIACAVLKKYDFDRNGEEWNMALDPGKQDRSYQFGRLLAVMEKAERDTYGTNENREPNAIRQMSVFCRRPMYVTANLEKQLEQAYLPKLNPGSRVFYKNMIGQIMEEIDKFPENQQNRPLEPSYLMGYYLQRSALYQKKENEQNEEDSKQ, from the coding sequence ATGGGACTGCTGCAAAAGGCCTGCGAAACCTACGACTGCCATGTCAGCCTTGTGGGCCTGCCTCAGGCTGAAAAGGAAACGCTGGCCCCTGTCTCCCACATTCTCACCTCCGCGCAGATTGAGATTACCGTGGATCAAGATGGGCAATTTCAGAACGCCAGAGCGGTGGACAAAAGTGAACCGAAAATTGTGATTCCGGTAACGGAGGAATCTGGCGGGCGCAGCGGAACTAATCCCAAGCCACACCCCCTCTGCGACCAGCTGAAGTACCTGGCGGGATACGACGCCAAGAAATACGAAGGGTATGTGGCGCAGCTAACGCAATGGGCACAGTCGCCCTATGGGCACCCCAAACTCCATCCTATTTTGCATTATGTGAAGGGCGGTACCATCCTCCGGGATCTGGAGAGATGCGGTGTGATCCACTCGGACGAAAAAGGCAGGCCCAGGGAAGAGGACGCCATGGTGCGCTGGCGGGTGGTTGGCTTGGATGACGGCGAAAAGGAGGCGTGCTGGGCGGATCAAAGTTTGCTTCGCGCCTTTATCGATTACTACCGGGCTAAAACGGAAGACCAGGGGCAGAAGCTGTGCATGATCAGCGGAACGCTGTCCCGGCCAGCTGTCCAGCACCCCAAGGGAATTGCCCCGGTGTGCGGCGGCAATGCCAAACTTATTTCCTCCAACGACAGTAGCGGCTTTACCTACCGAGGCCGGTTCGCGGAGGATTGGCAGGCCGCCACCGTCAGCTATGGGGCTTCCCAAAAGGCCCACAGCGCCCTGCGCTGGCTGGCCGCGAATCAGGGCACCCAGATCGGCGGCAGGGTATTCTTATGCTGGAACCCCCAGGGAAAGCCCGTCCGCAATGTGACAGACGCCTTCCGGAAAGACACCACTGCCATCACAAACCCGACGGAGTACAAGGAGGACCTGCGAAAGACCCTTCTGGGCTACCGGGCTGTACTGCCGGATTCTGCCGGGGTTGTGATTGCGGCCTTCGACGCCGCCACCACAGGCCGCTTGTCCCTGACCTACTACAATGAACTGATGGGGTCGGATTTCCTGCAAAGACTCCACGACTGGGATGCCACCTGCTGCTGGCCCAACTGGCAAGGGGCCATCTGGGCGCCGTCCCTATACCAGATTGTGAACTGCACCTTTGGAACGGTCCAGAATGGCCAGATGAAAACGGACAATCGGGTGTTAAAGCAGCAGATCCAGCGGCTGGTGTTCTGCCGCGTGGATCGGGCCAGGCTGCCCTCCGACATCAAGGACACGCTGGCGCGGCGGGCTTCCAATCCGCAATCCTTTGAACAGAATAGGAATATCTGGCGGGAAGTGTTGTTTATAGCGTGTGCTGTTTTGAAAAAATATGACTTTGACAGAAACGGGGAGGAATGGAACATGGCACTGGATCCCGGCAAACAGGATCGCAGCTATCAGTTCGGCCGGCTGCTGGCCGTGATGGAAAAGGCGGAGCGGGACACTTACGGAACCAACGAAAATCGGGAACCCAACGCGATCCGGCAGATGTCTGTTTTCTGTCGGCGGCCCATGTATGTAACGGCCAATCTTGAAAAGCAGCTGGAACAGGCTTATTTACCGAAACTTAACCCGGGGAGCAGGGTGTTTTACAAAAACATGATCGGTCAGATCATGGAAGAGATCGACAAATTCCCGGAGAATCAGCAGAACCGGCCTCTGGAACCCAGCTACCTGATGGGGTACTATCTCCAGCGCAGCGCACTGTATCAGAAAAAAGAAAACGAGCAGAATGAGGAGGACAGCAAGCAATGA
- the cas5c gene encoding type I-C CRISPR-associated protein Cas5c produces MKNTQYPNIVEFQVTGDYALFSDPILRLGGEKCTYQVPTYEALKGILSSIYWKPTILWYIDAVRVMNPIQTEVKGMRPIKYHGGNDLAYYTYLKHCRYQVRAHFEWNENRPELAQDRDENKHHEIAKRMIRKGGRRDIFLGTRECQGYVEPCVFGEGSSSYDEIPELSFGLMYHGITYADEAYSPDTVGKMTANFWNAVMRKGVITFPKPEDCPIHKTLGNMEIKPFETSLENFTGLREFGEVN; encoded by the coding sequence GTGAAAAATACGCAATACCCCAATATCGTGGAATTCCAAGTTACCGGAGATTACGCGCTCTTTTCTGATCCCATTCTCCGCCTGGGCGGGGAGAAATGCACCTATCAGGTGCCTACCTATGAAGCGCTGAAAGGAATCCTGTCCTCAATTTACTGGAAGCCCACTATTCTTTGGTACATCGACGCCGTCCGGGTGATGAACCCCATCCAGACGGAGGTAAAGGGAATGCGGCCTATCAAGTACCACGGCGGCAATGACCTGGCTTACTACACCTATTTGAAGCATTGCCGCTACCAAGTGCGGGCCCATTTTGAGTGGAACGAAAACCGGCCGGAGCTGGCCCAGGACCGGGATGAGAACAAGCACCATGAAATCGCCAAACGGATGATCCGAAAGGGCGGCAGACGAGACATTTTTCTGGGAACCCGGGAATGCCAGGGCTATGTGGAGCCCTGTGTGTTCGGCGAGGGAAGCAGCAGCTATGATGAGATCCCTGAACTGAGTTTCGGACTAATGTATCACGGGATTACCTATGCCGACGAAGCCTATTCCCCGGACACGGTAGGGAAGATGACGGCAAATTTCTGGAACGCGGTGATGCGAAAGGGCGTCATCACTTTTCCGAAGCCGGAAGACTGTCCGATACACAAAACTCTGGGGAATATGGAGATAAAGCCCTTTGAAACATCGCTGGAAAACTTTACTGGTCTGCGGGAATTTGGGGAGGTGAACTGA
- the cas3 gene encoding CRISPR-associated helicase Cas3' has translation MEYYAHISDDGLRRQTVTEHCRATAHYAAECLSGMDLSKAAYLAGLLHDAGKFSSLFQAYLESAARGEPVRRGSVVHTFAGVRFLLEQYHGTAPLSFDDIACELLAFAVGAHHGLFDCVDENHASGFCHRLSTHDNEYRESMENFLAHCAGQAELDGLVQEACAELEPVFERIGKLISSEPAESTAHYFYVGLTARLLLSAVIQGDRRDTAEFQTGSPRPEDLKDKRELWNTCLQHLEGELEKLSHAPGKGSMEIQRARQEISHQCRQFAERPGGIYQLNVPTGAGKTLSSLRYALAHAARWNKSRIIFTAPLLTILDQNAEVIKEYVGDNSIILEHHSNLVRPREETEELNVQELLMEDWSAPVIITTLAQMLNTLLDGKTSSIRRFQALSNSVIILDEVQTVPAKMLTLFNLAVNFLSEVCGATVILCSATQPCLKKTAHPLVSDLAEMVPYDPAVWQVFRRTRIQPAGRMRLAEIPAFAMGVLEQAESLLIVCNKKDEAAELYEKLSGSDFRCYHLSAAMCMAHRRKVLKELEAALENLKSAPQESREKILCVSTQVMEAGVDLSFQRVIRLSAGMDSVVQSAGRCNRNGESGSPAPVYLVQCQDENLAKLTDIQRGKDATESLMARYSRRPADFQEDLSSKAAIDAYYQTLYREMPEGFQDDPVRGKPYSIFSLLADNSCFADERAESFGSYFLNQAFRLAGRLFQVYDDDHLDVIVPYESGKEVIAALGSEQAKRNLEYRKAWLEKAKPYTISLYDYQRRRLEEKHGLWPVRDGDTSTWALSEGFYKKEIGLSIEETSMQFLEV, from the coding sequence TTGGAGTATTATGCCCACATTTCAGACGATGGTCTGCGCCGCCAAACCGTCACGGAGCATTGCAGGGCAACTGCCCACTACGCAGCAGAATGCCTGTCCGGCATGGACCTTTCCAAAGCGGCGTATCTGGCGGGGTTGCTCCACGACGCGGGAAAATTCTCATCGCTGTTTCAGGCGTATCTGGAAAGCGCCGCGCGGGGAGAACCGGTTCGGCGGGGCTCCGTGGTGCACACCTTTGCTGGGGTCAGGTTCCTTTTGGAACAGTATCACGGTACCGCGCCCCTTTCTTTTGATGACATTGCCTGTGAACTGCTGGCCTTTGCCGTGGGCGCCCACCACGGGCTGTTTGACTGCGTGGATGAAAACCACGCCTCCGGATTCTGCCACCGACTTTCCACCCACGATAATGAGTACCGGGAATCCATGGAGAATTTTCTCGCCCACTGTGCCGGGCAGGCGGAACTGGACGGACTGGTTCAGGAGGCCTGCGCCGAACTGGAGCCGGTTTTTGAGAGAATTGGGAAGTTAATATCTTCGGAACCTGCGGAATCCACCGCCCACTATTTCTATGTGGGATTGACGGCCCGGCTGCTGCTGTCGGCGGTGATTCAGGGGGACCGGCGGGACACGGCGGAATTTCAGACGGGGAGCCCCAGGCCGGAGGATTTGAAAGACAAGCGGGAACTCTGGAATACCTGCCTGCAGCACCTGGAAGGAGAACTGGAAAAACTCTCCCATGCGCCAGGGAAAGGCAGTATGGAGATTCAAAGAGCCAGACAGGAAATTTCCCATCAGTGCCGTCAATTTGCGGAGCGGCCGGGCGGCATTTATCAGCTGAATGTGCCCACCGGCGCGGGGAAGACCCTGAGTTCTCTGCGCTATGCCCTGGCCCATGCTGCCCGGTGGAACAAATCCCGGATTATTTTCACCGCCCCGCTGCTGACCATTCTGGATCAGAACGCAGAAGTAATTAAGGAGTATGTGGGAGATAACAGCATCATTCTGGAACACCACTCCAACCTTGTCCGCCCCCGGGAGGAAACGGAAGAACTGAATGTGCAGGAACTGCTAATGGAGGACTGGAGTGCTCCCGTTATCATCACCACTCTGGCGCAGATGCTGAATACCCTGCTGGATGGAAAAACCTCCTCCATCCGCCGGTTTCAGGCCCTTTCCAACAGCGTAATCATTCTGGACGAGGTACAGACCGTGCCCGCCAAAATGCTGACGCTTTTCAACCTGGCGGTGAATTTCCTGTCGGAGGTCTGCGGGGCAACGGTGATTCTCTGCTCCGCCACCCAGCCCTGCCTGAAAAAGACGGCGCACCCGCTGGTTTCCGACCTGGCGGAGATGGTGCCCTATGACCCGGCGGTGTGGCAGGTGTTCCGCAGGACGCGGATTCAGCCCGCCGGCAGAATGCGGCTGGCGGAGATTCCTGCCTTTGCCATGGGCGTTTTGGAACAGGCGGAGAGTCTGCTGATTGTTTGCAACAAGAAAGACGAGGCAGCGGAACTATACGAGAAGCTGTCCGGCAGTGATTTCCGCTGCTATCATCTCTCCGCCGCCATGTGCATGGCCCACCGCAGGAAAGTGCTGAAAGAACTGGAAGCGGCGCTGGAAAATTTGAAGTCTGCGCCGCAGGAATCAAGAGAGAAAATCCTCTGCGTATCCACGCAGGTGATGGAAGCGGGGGTGGATCTCTCCTTCCAGCGGGTGATCCGGCTTTCGGCGGGGATGGACAGCGTTGTGCAGTCTGCAGGCCGCTGCAACCGCAATGGCGAATCCGGCAGCCCCGCGCCGGTGTATCTGGTGCAGTGCCAGGATGAGAACCTGGCGAAACTGACGGACATTCAGCGTGGAAAGGACGCAACCGAAAGCCTGATGGCCCGGTATAGCCGCCGTCCGGCAGACTTTCAGGAGGATCTTTCCTCCAAGGCGGCCATCGACGCTTACTACCAGACCCTTTATCGGGAGATGCCGGAGGGCTTTCAGGATGACCCGGTTCGGGGAAAACCCTATTCTATTTTCAGCCTGCTGGCTGACAACAGCTGCTTTGCGGATGAACGGGCCGAAAGCTTTGGAAGCTACTTCTTGAACCAGGCATTCCGCCTGGCCGGCAGACTGTTTCAGGTGTATGATGACGACCATCTGGATGTGATTGTTCCCTATGAATCGGGCAAAGAGGTGATTGCCGCGCTGGGCTCTGAACAGGCGAAAAGAAACCTGGAATACCGGAAAGCATGGCTGGAAAAGGCCAAGCCCTATACCATTTCCCTGTACGACTACCAGCGGCGGCGGCTGGAAGAGAAGCACGGCCTTTGGCCGGTCAGAGACGGTGATACCAGCACATGGGCGCTTTCAGAAGGCTTTTACAAGAAAGAGATTGGGTTATCCATAGAGGAAACATCCATGCAATTTTTGGAGGTGTAA
- the fic gene encoding protein adenylyltransferase Fic, whose translation MALENKLGITNSAELAREEERISKKKAVELFERGALDKLERGKFTSLQAIHKALFEDIYDFAGKLRTVNLAKGNFRFVPLMYLEAALANIDKMPQSTYDEIIEKYVEMNIAHPFREGNGRSTRLWLDQMLKACIGQVVDWSRVDKEDYLLAMERSPIKDVEIKVLLKAALTDDVNSREVFMKGIDHSYYYEGYTTFKAEEL comes from the coding sequence ATGGCACTGGAAAATAAACTTGGCATCACCAACTCCGCCGAGCTTGCCCGAGAGGAGGAGCGTATCAGCAAGAAGAAAGCCGTGGAACTGTTCGAGCGCGGCGCTTTGGACAAGTTGGAGCGCGGCAAATTCACTTCGCTGCAAGCCATTCATAAGGCGCTTTTCGAGGACATTTATGACTTCGCCGGAAAGCTCCGCACGGTGAATTTAGCGAAAGGAAACTTCCGTTTTGTACCGTTGATGTATCTGGAGGCAGCTCTGGCCAACATTGACAAGATGCCGCAGTCCACCTATGACGAGATCATCGAAAAGTATGTAGAGATGAATATTGCTCACCCGTTCCGGGAGGGCAACGGCCGCAGCACCCGCCTGTGGCTCGACCAAATGCTGAAGGCTTGCATCGGGCAGGTGGTGGACTGGAGCCGTGTCGATAAAGAGGACTACCTGCTGGCGATGGAGCGCAGCCCCATCAAGGATGTGGAGATCAAGGTGCTGCTGAAAGCGGCCCTGACGGACGATGTGAATAGCCGCGAGGTGTTCATGAAGGGCATCGATCATAGCTATTACTACGAGGGATATACCACGTTCAAGGCGGAAGAATTGTAA
- a CDS encoding radical SAM protein — MGWMDQLKKAGMSMVYGYLDQDPDRNLPKLIDWADQLDTKNVYGPARKQFRKVIEDPESNWYQLIKSLWTDIDDGVRRTLFENFIVNASLLGYPKQIQNSEKYGCNIPWAILMDPTSACNLHCTGCWAAEYGNRMNMDLETLDSIVKQGTELGTYMYLYTGGEPLVRKKDLITLCERHPDCVFLSFTNATLIDEAFADEMLRVKNFVPAISVEGFEQATDSRRGQGTFQAVRRAMEILKRKKLPFGVSCCYTRANTDVIGSEEYFDQMVEWGVKFAWFFTYMPVGTDAVPELMVTAEQRAFMYHQIRKFRETKPIFTLDFWNDGEYVSGCIAGGRHYCHINANGDIEPCAFIHYSDSNIHNKTLLEAYRSPLFMAYRQNQPFSKNYLRPCPLLDNYGRLADMVDQSGAHSTDMVHPEDVHDLCDKCKEASEQWKITADQLWASSHGCTGCGGQ, encoded by the coding sequence ATGGGTTGGATGGATCAACTCAAAAAGGCGGGCATGTCCATGGTGTATGGCTACCTGGATCAGGACCCGGACCGCAATCTTCCCAAACTGATTGATTGGGCGGACCAGTTGGACACGAAAAATGTCTACGGGCCCGCGCGGAAACAGTTTCGCAAGGTGATTGAAGACCCTGAGAGCAATTGGTATCAGTTGATCAAGAGCCTCTGGACGGACATTGACGATGGAGTACGCAGGACCCTGTTTGAGAACTTCATCGTGAATGCCAGTCTGCTGGGCTATCCCAAGCAGATCCAGAACAGCGAGAAGTACGGCTGCAATATCCCGTGGGCCATCCTGATGGACCCGACCTCCGCTTGCAACCTCCACTGTACCGGCTGCTGGGCGGCGGAGTACGGCAATCGAATGAACATGGACCTGGAGACGCTGGATTCCATCGTAAAGCAGGGTACGGAGTTGGGCACTTATATGTACCTTTACACCGGGGGAGAACCTCTGGTGCGGAAGAAGGACCTCATTACGCTGTGTGAGCGCCACCCGGACTGCGTGTTTTTGTCCTTCACCAATGCCACGCTTATCGACGAGGCCTTCGCCGACGAGATGCTGCGGGTAAAGAACTTTGTTCCCGCCATCAGCGTGGAAGGGTTTGAGCAGGCCACCGATTCCCGCCGTGGGCAGGGTACGTTCCAGGCTGTTAGACGGGCGATGGAGATCCTCAAGCGGAAGAAGCTGCCCTTCGGCGTCTCCTGCTGCTACACCAGGGCCAATACCGATGTCATCGGCAGCGAGGAATACTTTGATCAGATGGTGGAATGGGGCGTCAAGTTCGCCTGGTTCTTCACCTATATGCCGGTGGGCACCGATGCAGTACCGGAGCTGATGGTCACGGCTGAACAGCGCGCGTTCATGTACCACCAGATCCGCAAGTTCCGCGAAACCAAGCCGATTTTTACTCTGGACTTTTGGAACGACGGGGAGTACGTGTCAGGCTGTATTGCCGGTGGCCGGCACTATTGCCACATCAACGCCAACGGAGACATTGAGCCCTGTGCCTTCATCCACTACTCGGACTCCAACATCCACAATAAGACCCTGCTGGAGGCCTACCGATCCCCGCTGTTTATGGCTTATCGGCAGAATCAGCCCTTTAGCAAAAACTACCTGCGCCCCTGCCCGCTGTTGGATAACTACGGCCGGCTGGCAGACATGGTGGATCAGAGCGGGGCCCATTCTACCGACATGGTCCACCCGGAGGACGTCCACGACTTGTGCGATAAGTGCAAGGAAGCATCGGAGCAATGGAAGATCACGGCGGATCAACTGTGGGCATCCTCCCACGGCTGCACCGGCTGCGGCGGGCAGTGA